The Anastrepha obliqua isolate idAnaObli1 chromosome 5, idAnaObli1_1.0, whole genome shotgun sequence DNA window tgcatgcattctggattgctccattgctcacgcaatagAAATCTGATATCAGATTTGTCGctcacttacaaatattaatGTGTACTCATGTTTGCAGGGATTTTTACAGTTAATATTCCACTAATAGCACtgtacatttttaaatggaTCCATCTAGCCGTTTTTCCGGACCgattgattaaaattttacaaaataattttaggaACAAGTGCATTGTTTTTAAACATTGGCTAAACATTACTACATGAAATTGAAAAGGCctttgtttcaacttttttctcatttttgcgtTAGTatcttattaaattatattaaaaaaaaaaaatcatcatccCGTTTCAATTCAATATCATTAGTCATACTAATTTTGAGAGGAATTCGGCATAAATGACTCGGTTCACTTCTAAAAGTTCATGCGATTCCCTTATACGAGTCgattaattcaaaaattgaagacaaCAATCGTCCACTTCTATGGGCTTAAAGTAGTTCGAAAGTGGGGGCGATTTCCTTAAAAGCAAACATCATCAACTTGCGAAAATGAAGATTGTACATAGTAAGATGCAGTCCAAGAAAACCGCCATAAAGCTGTTGTAAGAAGAAATTTTATGTGCGCTAGCTCTGATGTCAGGTAGATGGTGTGTCACCCAAGATCCCCAGCAAACGATCTTTTGCACACTAGAATCGATAATCATGTAATCATCCGTTTTGAAGATCTCTTATATAAAGGgaggttttttgacagatcaggacatcataaatacataatttttttcagtattcattgacactTCAACATGGAAAGACTTGCGCCTCAACAAGGTTTACAAATCGggcaattgtattacgaaaatcgacgctctgtgaaagtGTTCATCGCGAGCTCAGCCCAattaattttgttcagcgatgagatccatttttggtttaatggctacgtcaataagtgAAACTGCCGTATTTGGGACGAAGAGCAACCCGCAGCCATTCAATAACAGCCATTCAATCCATTGAAAGCAACCGTTTTGTGCAGCCTGCAGGCTGGAGGAATCaccggcccatatttcttcaaagacgaggagTGCAATTCaactctcgtctcggaccagtaaATTAGCCACCCAgaccgtgtgatatcacacctttggacttttatttgtggaggtatgtaaagtctaaatgctttgtggaaaaactagcttcgattgaggctttggaagccaacattactaaagttattcacgagacacCGACCGAAGCCCTaaagcgagtcattcaaaattggtgttcacGGATGAccaaattacggcgcagttgcgccCAACACTTGAAAGGGATTatccttaaaaattaaatatcatgaaaggttctacacaaaaataataaaaactgcaaataaattcgaattttcgttgctttgtttcaatttaaaatccgatacctcgaaattaatcaccctttattttgtGAGGCGCCAGTAGGGATCGATCTTCTGTCGTAAATCCAAAAACGATTAAGACACCAAAACACAACACTGGAGGCGCTATCCCTGAGATAGGCTGGGTAACCATTGCAATGGcagtgtgttgaaaaattggttcGAGGGAATGCAAGATCACTGGAGGCGTTCTGTTGGAATACAATTACAATTATATTCCACAATCAGTCGTTAGGTTTACACTTtcgaataaagcaaaaaaaaaaaaaaatactgaaaaatactCAATCATGTTTTTAtagaagttttaaaaatgtacCAGCCAGTCAGTACACCCTTTAAAGGGGCAGCCTACCTAGACTACAAAATGTACAGGTATTATCCATTATCAAGGcggtttttttgaaatgtggtatttcgaatgaaaatcaCTGCTATATTcacaaacaaaaatgtacatataaatatgattTCGCTACTTCATTGACTgctcaaatgtatgtatgtatgtgtgtgtgtatgcaagtACTTACAGCCTTCGTGCACCTTCGTTAAACAGCCAGTGGCTGCTATGCGACGCTCGTACTTATGCAAATATTCTGGCATATCCGCGTCATCACAATCGGTTGTTCGGACTCCTTCAGGCTCGAGATATTGATTGCAACGAGCATCAGTCGCAGACTCACAATCGTAGCATTCGATGCCAAATGCTGATGAGAAGCGAGAGTTGTTTGCAGGTTGAGAGTaatgataaatataaaaaaaaacgaaataagtaAATCAAAAGTTGTTGGTATGCAGCCACTTTTCACCCACCTGTTGATATGCAGGCACCAATGAACACAAATATTAATATTGGCTTCATTTTGTAAAAGTAAGTTGTAGGTGTAGGTGTATGCACAACTTTTTACTTTCGAATGCGCCGCAGGTCTAAgcaaaaaacaagaataaaaaacgaaaaacacttGGATTGGCCTTTGaccttttcataaaatgttcaaCAATTTTATTACTCCCGACTGCCGCTCACCTTCTTGGTTGTTTGCGTTCTTTCAACTGGAATGAAACTAAAATCTGGcacgaattttaaattttcatcgaaACGGAAATGAAACCAtgaactaataaataaaattagtatatTAGTATCTCATTTTTAGCCGATTGCCATGACCAAATTGAAAAGGCAGATATGACATTTTTGGCTCATTTTTACTTATATTCTTTAGGTAAATATCGCACGCTTACTAGGGTGGTACGTTAgcacattttctatttttataatacattatttttaaaaatttattaacttagGTATGTAAGTGATTACAtggattttttataacattttcgccTATAACTTTTATGTTTTTCTGAAGCTTGCAAAATGGAACTGGTTGGTGCTGAATTTAGGGTTTCTGGTAAGTTCTTATCAGCTATAAGTCCCCTAGTTGTTAGGTTGTGAGTTTGAACCAAACTCACGGGTTGAAGcctcaaaatattatttctaaaaatgGATACCGTGCGATGTGCATTTTGACAGCCACTCGAGTGCATTGCTTTCGTCAAGAATCGTTTGCTCTTCAGAAGcagaaaattaatcaaaatcatAATTTCTGTGCCAAAAATCAATTGATctacaaacaaattttccaaatttttaatgaactcTTTAAAAACAGCGAAAATGTCTTCCGAATTTTGAAATATAGTTTCTTTGAGGTGGTTGGTACGAAATGGTATTGAAATTTCTgtgtgatttttttaaaatatctaaacATTTCTCTgcgaatattaataaataaaagatctCTTTGCGCACATTTTGCCAACTTTTTGAAAGGAAAGAGAATATTTTACCTGATTACTTTACAAATATTCTGTTTACTTTCtcaatgaaaattataaaaaatttctttgcgaagattttgccaattttttgaaaCGAAGGAGAATATTTTGCCTGCCTtctgaaagaaaatttcttaagaatttcTTTGAGAATATTTGCCTACTTTCTGAAAAGAAATTCTCAAAGAAAATTCCAAAagattactttaaaaatattctgcTTACTTCTTCaatgaaaattctaaaaaatttctttgcgaAGATTTTGCCAACTGTTTGAAAGGAaagaatgaaaattcaaaaagatttctgtaaagttattttgtttacgaaaattctaaaaaatttttttgcgaatattttgtttactttctcAAAGAAAGTTCTAACAGATTTTTTAGCGAATATTTTGTCTACTTTCTGAAAGAAAGTTTTAAAAGATTTCTTTGAGAATATTTTGTCTACTTTCTGAAAGAAAGTTCTAACAGATTTTTTAGCGAATATTTTGTCTACTTTCTGAAAGAAAGTTTTAAAAGATTTCTTTGAGAATATTTTGTCTACTTTCTGAAAGAAAATTCTAACAGATTTTTTAGCGAATATTTTGTCTACTTTCTGAACGAAAAttctaaaagatttttttgagaatattttGCCTACTTTCAGAACGAAAATTCTAAGAGGTTTCTTGAGAATATTTTGCTTACTTTCCGCAATAAAGATACAAacgatttcaataaaaatattgtgtttgCCTTctgaaataaatctaaaaaaaatttaaagatttttggGCTTCCTTTTTTCAAAAGATTTTCTAAACGCTTGCTTTGACAccttttcaaagaaatatttgcaataatttgatatcgAAATATCCAAACTTACCCTCAATAAAGTTTTTCCAAACCTTATCTTCATTAAACCTTTGCAACACAAACTCCCAAGAAAACAGATTTTTTAGTGCGCCACAACTTTATTATACTCTCAATACCTGCCCGCCACATTTCATCTTTGAAAATATGGCAAAAAGTCGGAAAGGGAATTCTTTAACATCTCTTTTCTATGCAGATAACTTTAAAATTATGGCTTGCAGGCTACTTTCAATTTCaagttatgtgtgtgtgtgcacgagAGCTGAAAGCCGCTTAAACGGCTCACCCTAATAAATGTTTGTAGTATAAGTGGCGTCTTTCTTATTGACTCATCTGGAGATTTTCTCTTTTGCATATCTACGCGAGTAGAAGTGACAAAACAAGAGGcaacagataaaaataaaaggtaaatttatttctagttacatatatgaatatatatttacatatttgtgttGGCGTTCTGCAGTGGCTagacgagagagagagagagaggtttCCATTTACGAGTATAAAGAGTTttagaattaatatttttttaatgatgcgtTCAAAATGCCAACTAGAAACTAAAACCTTGCTAGAGAATAGTTCGGGTGTTTTcgtttgaaaacttaaaaataaaaagaaatatatttaaatatttataactttttgcaatttactcatacttataaatttttgttttgaattcagAACCTACCTTTGAGGTGTTTTATTCATTGCACAAGTTTGTCTTCTACGCTTCAATTGGACTCATTCAGCGCTACTCAAATTATACAAGGTGACataaaattagtcaccctatccCTCGGCTTTCTCGATTCAAGCGAATGTAAGAAAAAATGCCTGAAACTTAGTGTGTGTTTTTCAATAGATGCTACTAACTGAACATGACTTTGATACGctccagtagtgccatctctctgacttttcaTGGACTTTTTGAACCTGcctcttattttcttttcttttgaaaaatactaAGAAGCCTGTgagattaaaaattattttcattttgttggcCTGCCAAAAGCTGCCATTTCAGGAGAACTATCCAAAAATTTATAGGAatgattttatgatattttaacaCCAACCACAATCAATACAGTAGCTGCCTATACCTTTCTATGCCATCACCAGCGGAAGCTCCATCGACTACTTTCAAGCGTGAAGCATTTCATTCGTATGTGTGTGTCCTCGGAGTAATCTACTATCCCGAACATACATAAGTCACAATTTCCTTAATTAAGGTTTGCTTGCACTGAAATTGTGCACGAAAGAATTCATTTACTAACGTAATAATCACTTCttagtgaaaaatatttaattgactaaaaatttattcatcaaATTGACTGCCTCCAatgaatttttagttattaataATGTCGTTGTTGATTTGTATCATATACATAAGCTCTAAATCGGCTACAGcaatactaaaataaattcaactttttcttttaaatcgtTTGCTAAGTACATACTCGTAAATCGACTCTTGTGTTGgtcataaagggtggttaaattttaaaggccgatgttgaatatgCACCACACCTAAAGGTCAAGTTTTTTTCGGCATTTCAtctgaaatttttcaatttcagactaactcaatttgaacaatGGAAGGAtatataatcgagcaacgcgttaaagttgttcagtcttattatgaaaacgggcgttcaaatcaaaatgcatatcgcgcactcatcttcagtgatgaggcacattttcacctcagtggattcgtcaataagcagaattgccgcatttgggcgaatgataatccaagagtgattgccgaaaaaccaatgcacccacaaagagtgactgtttggtgcggtttatgggccggcggcatcattgggccgtattttttccaaaatgattcCGGTCAAGCAGTTAcagtgaatagtgttcgctatcgtgagatgataacgaactttgtatggcccgaattggaagatatggatgtggacgatatgtggtttcaacaggacggtgccacttgtcacacagctaacgaaacaatggcacttttgcgcaaaaaatttgatagtcgaataatctcacgtcgcggcgatgtcaattggccaccaagatcatgtgatttgacaccgttggacttctttctttggggttatttgaaagaagaggtatacgtcaataagccagcaacaattcaagagctaaaggataagataaatcggcacattaacggcatagaacctcaattatgcctcagcgtcatcgaaaatttggaccatcggatggagttttgccgccgaggccgcggcgtcctttggccaatattttattttatgcataattgagccataccagtattatcataatgaagaaaaatgataataatttcctaaatcaagaccggcccttaaaacttaaccaccctttatagtGCGCCTTTGACTTTATTTGGTGGAAAAAAGCTGCGCTGCTTAACACCATTTCCTCGTGTACAATCCATTTGTGTAAATTTCAATAAGTCATCTTCGCTCGCACAGTTTGAATTGTTATGTTTTTACATTCTTTATTAATACATACAATTTTCCTACAGCACTACAGTCTAccaaaacgaaaattaaaatacttgtttAAGTATGATAACATATCTAGCATACATATAGGGTCAAGTGGGGTGATGTGCAATGTTATTCGTATCTGGTCTGCACATCGACATTTTAGCAGGCTCGCGTACAGTCAACTGTTTTGTTgacagtgtttttgttttttacatgcCATATAAATGTAACATACGAAGTAAAACGCACATTGTTTTGCTGTATGAAATTCAAGTGACATTTTTCGGACtcagtttttattgtacttcATATTCATTGTTATTGTGTGAAagatttgtattatttatttttcatatacctTCAAACAGCCGAAATGCATGTGTGATTATCTTACATAACTGCTACTGGGGCTTCCTTACTTGCCTCCTTACACTACACTGGGTGACATTCCACAGCTCTTGAAATTTGTCTACATGCAAGGTCGCTTCATTTTATTCAGATGAATGGTAACTTTTTGAAcgtatttgaataaaatgtttgagtaaaagttttgaatttgtaaatgttttatatCTAAATAAGAAAGCGCATCGGATAAATcctaatggttttttttataaatttccatCTTTCAATTACAGcatttgaaacttttattttcttcaaaattcgtTCAGTTTCTATTTAGTAATTCCATCTTTATCATTTATAGGCACTTATGTGAATAATATTGTATGCATTACAGTACTCTCACTGTTGTTGCATATTACGtcacatttttggaaaacacctAAAAGTACTCGCATATtcagaaatttctaaaaattattttaaaagagtaggttttaaagaaataataaaaattgtgtgcTTTCATcattttcctcaaaaatttaaaattattttaaaaaattaataatgaaacatttttttatatatctgatttctttaaaaaatttagataaaagaaattaaattttgaaaaatgaataatgcaatttgtatgaaattttggtattcccttctttgcttaaaaaattattataaaaaaatatcgatgcagaatttttttttatttttcttttttcttcaaaaagttattaaaaaaattttagtttttgaaaaattaatattgcagACACTTTTCACTACTCTcttctttaagaaattattataaaaaaatattgatgcaGAATTTTTTACTCTCcgtatttctttaaaaagttatgataaacaaatttatattttttaaaactaataatgcagaaattttgtatttttcttttccttcaaaaaatcatttaagaaaagttttagtttttgatAGTTTAGTTTAATGTTGcagaaaattttcactataattttttttaaattactatcaaaaaatcaataaagccgatttttttttactttccttatttctttaaaaacttattacaccaaaaaatttaatttttaaaaaatgaatgttccagaaattttttaattttccttttcttcaagaaattaataatgcagaagtttttattttccttattttttctaatttttgaaaattttgaaattttttactttcagattttctttaaaaaaattttaatttttggagaaaTTAATGCGTCagatttatttcactttactcatttctttaaaaaaaattttaaaaaatattttttttatttattataaaataattaaagtttttaaaaattaacaatgcTTTATAGTTTCCTTCAAAAATTgtgataaacaaaataaaaatgtagaatttttctacattcgtgttttctttaaaatacattagacaaaaaattttaatttttgaaaaattaatgtgccagaaaattttaatttgccgctttctttaaaaaattaataatgcagaaatttttactttcctaatttcattttataatgaaatactaagttttacaaaattaatgttgcgtaaattttatactttatttgtttctttaaaaaattattacaaaaatctaATCATGCATAATCTTTTTacctacattttataaaaaaaaaattaatagtgcagaaattttgactttattaatttctttaaaaattattataaaaatatttaagtttagaAAACTCAATAATGTAAACATTTTGTACTTCCATTTCTTTATATGGCATAGtcgattatattaaaaaatctagTTTATCGATCTGTTCCTTCAACCACGAAGTAAGTGTTGCACATCATCCcacttttaataataaattataataaataaatattttaattaatttacataattcTATTTCTATCCTTTGGTATCGATTGTGTTGGGCACCAGATAAGCGGATTGAGCTCCATGATTCCCTTCCATTGCATAAGTTTTACCTCAGCCAATATAAGAGTTTCGCTGTTAACACAAATCCCACAACCGCTAAATACTGTGGCCATGCCTTCAGCTGATTACTGTGATTGCAAAAGTCTTCATTGTCGCAAACATGACACGACAACGGCTCCGCCTCCTCTAGCGTTGGATCCAACTGGCAACCGCTCACCGTATCGTTGACGTCACCGAAGAAGCAGCTGCGTTCGATTCTAAGCAGATCTTTCACTGTGGATGGAAAAGGCATATTGAACAAGTATGCAACTAATacattgtacatatatacatatacaaatacatgtaCAGGCAACCAATGCTTTAtagtaaaattatgaaatttatttgcaaacaaattttgaacgTGTTGAATATAgtgcagcaaaaaataaaaaaaaaacaactgaataGGGAAGCATAAGTCATTATGGCTTCTCTGTCGACCATTGACATTGGCCGtcagattttgaaattttttttttttttggacataaAAATTCGGACGGCTGTAAGTTTCCATTTAAGGGatgacttgagagagcgaaggaattGCTTGTCCTAAAGCGGAGCTTTCCGAACATTGGGGTTTTCTCAcgagaaaacttttcaaattgagcaactcGGAAACTCCCAAAaggatagggtttatttgaccgactgttcatacgagaatttaagtcatcgattggccaccaggaggcagcacccgctacaagtaatggtttgggccgctgtaatcaCAGACGGGCGCTctgcaatcgttttcatcgagcctggcgacaagataaatgcgaaatattatcgggaacgtattctgaaggttgctttgaacccgcaggcagacaaacattttggtggcagaccatgaacgTTACAACACAACTCGgcatcgtctcacaaagctcgagtgaacctagaacggctaaaaaacaacgtacCCAACTTCATAAAGTCCACTCAATGGCTCTCAAGTTCACCAGACGCgcatccgatggattattctcttttggccattttggagagtaaAATCTGAACTAAacgattcaccagtctcgaggcgctgaaaaaagtcattgtctgcgagtgggccaaaatacctgcaagtaacATTCGcgtagcttgcgattcgtttctggaccgtctcaaggccatagcccagccaaaaggtggtcatatcgggcagaagtaaattgattcttaattttgtattattttcacacagtttttactttgaataaaagtaattttccaaactaaatttatgacctttttaattggttacacttcgagtacaGGACCCTGTAAATGATCAAATTCccttgaaattatttttgcacTAGAGCATGTTAACTAACTTTTGGATGAATTTGACTCAATTATGTTGGGCTAAGCCGATAGCCCTGGTAGTTAGTgcgattaaataaaaatttataagaataaatTACAAATGTAGGCATTTTGTATAAGATGAATTCAGGCGCACTCAGTGCCACAACTATACAAAGAAGAACGGAATCATTAACTAAATTTTGCAGCTACTATACTGAGCCtttacacacaaaaatttgtttgctatttcATAATTACAAAAACACGTCAACTGTACCCGCCTAAGACCTACACCACTTCGAATTTGACGAAATTTTGTGAATATTCCGTACTATCCCAAAGTAACGGACTCATTGAACTTATATATGTGTACGATATATCAAAACGCAAGTTTATGCCGAAAGTAGCCACATTTAAGATACTGAAATACTTTCTTGGAAATAAGCATGAATTGTACAAATGGGGGGTTAGCAAACAGTCAGAGTTTTAGGGGTTCAcaatttcgatttttgtttggtaaatcaaatattatatcTGTTAGTCtatgagaaaataaaatgaatgtttTTAATAGGATTTTTTCCGTAACTTccgataaaaagtaaaaaaatgaaagcgcgaaaaatatttgtaataaacacAGTGAAGCTTCCCTTTGGCAGACATTCACCGTCAATCAGTTTTTGTTCACCCAAAAGAGGTTTCCGC harbors:
- the LOC129247985 gene encoding uncharacterized protein LOC129247985, coding for MQRFVCIGLLLLSLATNAWAIQCYSCESIYNENCGADFDLDDDFKWDCSRVAPPRYLESDLDVRNATACMKREYKVKDLLRIERSCFFGDVNDTVSGCQLDPTLEEAEPLSCHVCDNEDFCNHSNQLKAWPQYLAVVGFVLTAKLLYWLR